In one Umezawaea sp. Da 62-37 genomic region, the following are encoded:
- a CDS encoding L-histidine N(alpha)-methyltransferase produces MRNLRDHPERAAPPPHPDLVRGLSDTPRRLPYRLLWDDHNTALYDRIRARPEYYVDRLETGLLHAHAPDIVAAAGAGGLLDLGSGTGSKALILLGQAHAPSWFAPVDVSAPALARLAERFARHAPDIAVHPLEADFTRPWPDSLDRAPRPLLVALLGGTLGNFTGEERRDLLTHLGRMLRPGDTLLLGVPLRHDVEAMRSAYDDRAGLMVEFYRHCLRILNRDHGTDFDLDAYGHHVGWSARHHRVEIGLQARADQRVHVPGVPAAHLIRRGEVLRAVVAARFTRSSFTAELARHGFRPLRWHAEETGRYALALVGATTRPIG; encoded by the coding sequence GTGCGGAACCTCCGCGACCACCCGGAACGGGCGGCGCCACCGCCGCACCCCGACCTGGTGCGCGGCCTGTCGGACACCCCGCGCCGGCTGCCGTACCGGCTGCTGTGGGACGACCACAACACCGCTTTGTACGACCGCATCCGCGCGCGGCCGGAGTACTACGTCGACCGCCTGGAGACCGGGCTCCTGCACGCCCACGCGCCCGACATCGTCGCCGCGGCCGGCGCCGGGGGACTGCTCGACCTCGGGTCCGGCACCGGTTCGAAAGCCCTGATCCTGCTGGGGCAGGCGCACGCGCCCTCGTGGTTCGCCCCCGTCGACGTCAGCGCCCCGGCGCTGGCCCGCCTGGCGGAGCGCTTCGCCCGGCATGCGCCGGACATCGCCGTCCACCCGCTGGAAGCCGACTTCACGCGGCCCTGGCCCGATTCCCTCGACCGGGCCCCGAGGCCGTTGCTCGTGGCGCTCCTCGGCGGCACCCTCGGCAACTTCACCGGCGAGGAGCGCCGGGACCTGCTGACCCACCTCGGCCGGATGCTGCGCCCCGGCGACACGCTCCTGCTGGGCGTTCCGCTGCGGCACGACGTCGAGGCCATGCGGTCGGCCTACGACGACCGCGCCGGTCTCATGGTCGAGTTCTACCGCCACTGCCTGCGCATCCTCAACCGCGACCACGGCACCGACTTCGACCTGGACGCCTACGGCCACCACGTCGGCTGGTCGGCCCGGCACCACCGCGTCGAGATCGGCCTCCAGGCCCGCGCCGACCAGCGCGTCCACGTCCCCGGCGTGCCCGCTGCGCACCTCATCCGCCGCGGCGAGGTCCTGCGCGCCGTGGTGGCCGCCCGCTTCACCAGGTCCTCGTTCACCGCGGAACTCGCCCGCCACGGCTTCCGGCCCCTGCGGTGGCACGCCGAGGAGACCGGTCGCTACGCGCTCGCGCTGGTCGGCGCCACCACTCGTCCGATCGGGTAG
- a CDS encoding class I SAM-dependent methyltransferase, translating into MSTTEDYGTRLYGFDQPLEQERIGLIGDVFDAFSRRRLADLGPLAGLRCLDVGAGPGTVAAWLAGQAGPDGEVIALDRDASLLREANHPGVRVWEADVDTAGPDLLPPPGFDLVHARLTMSHLPGRRRVLPRLASWLNPGGRLVLSDVVNTMSAASPSFAVRAMTQGYDQALADTLGSDLNYARVYPTPLLDVGLTDVGLAADTPLVWAGSPTIRFWELTFAAMREEVIATGFVDAAGFAEAMRHLTAPHTRELGYTLVTAWGSRAR; encoded by the coding sequence ATGTCGACTACGGAGGATTACGGAACGCGGCTGTACGGCTTCGACCAACCCCTGGAACAGGAGCGGATCGGGCTGATCGGGGACGTGTTCGACGCCTTCTCCCGACGCCGCCTCGCGGACCTGGGCCCGCTCGCCGGCCTGCGCTGCCTCGACGTGGGCGCGGGCCCCGGAACCGTGGCGGCCTGGCTCGCCGGACAGGCGGGCCCCGACGGCGAGGTGATCGCCCTGGACCGCGACGCGAGCCTGCTGCGCGAGGCGAATCACCCCGGCGTGCGCGTCTGGGAGGCCGACGTCGACACCGCCGGTCCCGACCTGCTCCCGCCACCCGGCTTCGACCTCGTCCACGCCCGGCTGACGATGAGCCACCTCCCCGGCAGGCGGCGGGTCCTGCCCCGGCTGGCCTCCTGGCTCAACCCCGGCGGCAGGCTCGTGCTGAGCGACGTCGTCAACACCATGTCCGCGGCCTCGCCGAGCTTCGCGGTGCGCGCGATGACCCAGGGCTACGACCAGGCCCTCGCCGACACCCTCGGCAGCGACCTGAACTACGCGCGCGTCTACCCGACCCCGCTGCTCGACGTCGGGTTGACCGACGTCGGGCTGGCCGCCGACACCCCGCTGGTGTGGGCGGGCAGCCCGACGATCAGGTTCTGGGAGCTGACCTTCGCCGCCATGCGCGAGGAGGTCATCGCCACCGGCTTCGTCGACGCCGCGGGTTTCGCCGAGGCCATGAGGCACCTCACCGCTCCGCACACCCGTGAACTGGGCTACACGCTCGTCACGGCATGGGGCAGCAGGGCGCGCTGA
- the efeB gene encoding iron uptake transporter deferrochelatase/peroxidase subunit, translating to MTGGLPRRRFLGLAGAGAALAGAGAVVGVVAGGGGRQEVENTSGLASAVPFHGERQAGITTAAQDRMHFVAFDVKTAKRAELVALLKEWTEAAARMTAGQEAAQDGAVGGSAEAPPKDTGEALDLPASALTITIGFGPSLFDGRFGLADRRPEALIDLPHFPADDLDPNRSGGDLCVQACANDPQVAVHAIRNLARIGFGRVAVRWSQLGFGRTSSTTQAQATPRNLFGFKDGTRNIKAEEPDTLRDQVWVSKEDGPEWLVGGTYLVARRIRMHIEIWDRTSLREQEEIVGRRKGTGAPLGQVEEFDEPDLHVNGAGGLPTIGVDAHIRLASHESLAGAKILRRGYNFTDGSDGLGHLDAGLFFIGFNRDSRKQFVPMQTALSTKDRMMEYVEHTGSGHFAVPPGVREGGFWGDTLFG from the coding sequence GTGACCGGCGGACTTCCCCGGCGGAGGTTCCTCGGCCTCGCCGGCGCCGGTGCGGCACTGGCGGGGGCGGGCGCCGTCGTCGGGGTCGTCGCGGGTGGCGGCGGGCGCCAGGAGGTGGAGAACACCTCCGGGCTCGCGTCCGCCGTGCCGTTCCACGGTGAGCGGCAGGCCGGGATCACCACCGCCGCGCAGGACCGGATGCACTTCGTGGCCTTCGACGTGAAGACCGCCAAGCGCGCGGAACTGGTGGCGCTGCTCAAGGAGTGGACCGAGGCCGCCGCGCGGATGACCGCGGGGCAGGAGGCTGCCCAGGACGGTGCTGTCGGCGGATCCGCTGAGGCGCCCCCGAAGGACACCGGCGAAGCCCTCGACCTGCCGGCGTCGGCGCTGACGATCACGATCGGGTTCGGGCCGTCGCTGTTCGACGGCCGGTTCGGGCTCGCCGACCGGCGGCCCGAGGCGCTGATCGACCTGCCGCACTTCCCCGCCGACGACCTGGACCCGAACCGCAGCGGCGGCGACCTGTGCGTGCAGGCGTGCGCGAACGACCCGCAGGTCGCCGTGCACGCCATCCGCAACCTCGCCCGCATCGGCTTCGGCCGGGTCGCCGTGCGCTGGTCGCAGCTCGGGTTCGGGCGCACGTCGTCCACCACGCAGGCGCAGGCCACGCCGCGCAACCTGTTCGGCTTCAAGGACGGCACCCGCAACATCAAGGCCGAGGAGCCCGACACCCTCCGGGACCAGGTGTGGGTGTCGAAGGAGGACGGCCCGGAGTGGCTGGTCGGCGGCACCTACCTGGTGGCGCGGCGGATCCGGATGCACATCGAGATCTGGGACCGCACGTCGCTGCGGGAGCAGGAGGAGATCGTCGGGCGCAGGAAGGGCACCGGGGCGCCGCTGGGGCAGGTCGAGGAGTTCGACGAGCCCGACCTGCACGTCAACGGCGCGGGCGGGCTGCCGACCATCGGCGTGGACGCGCACATCCGGCTGGCCTCGCACGAATCCCTTGCCGGGGCGAAGATCCTGCGCCGCGGCTACAACTTCACCGACGGCTCCGACGGCCTCGGCCACCTCGACGCCGGGCTGTTCTTCATCGGCTTCAACCGCGACTCGCGCAAGCAGTTCGTGCCCATGCAGACGGCGCTGTCCACCAAGGACAGGATGATGGAGTACGTGGAGCACACCGGGTCCGGCCACTTCGCCGTCCCGCCGGGCGTCCGCGAGGGCGGGTTCTGGGGCGACACCCTGTTCGGGTGA
- a CDS encoding MazG family protein, with protein MVDGCAVVLRGAADVLPVAALPHLRGAAHVFGVDEQPPAPELLVKLARAESVVLVAASAAEPAAAALVAAGAPVVGLPVGAGLLDAVAVMDRLRSPGGCPWDAEQDHDTLRQYLVEETFELLEAIEDGDRAAMREELGDVLLQVLFHARVAAEHASDAFTVDDVAAELVAKLVGRHPHVFAGGDSKVEDSSTQQLRWEELKQAEKQRESSVDGVALGQPAVALAAKLAQRTKRAGFPVDLLPGWNAASAEGITSARGDDAGTTLFAVAALAKLAGEDPETELRAVSRGFAANVRAAETAARLEGITTLTSDDWRRFWPANVEV; from the coding sequence CTGGTCGACGGCTGCGCGGTCGTCCTGCGCGGTGCCGCCGACGTGCTGCCGGTCGCCGCGCTGCCGCACCTGCGCGGCGCGGCGCACGTGTTCGGCGTGGACGAGCAGCCGCCCGCCCCCGAACTGCTGGTGAAGCTGGCGCGGGCCGAGTCCGTCGTGCTCGTCGCGGCGTCGGCCGCCGAGCCCGCGGCCGCGGCCCTGGTCGCGGCCGGTGCGCCGGTCGTCGGCCTCCCGGTCGGCGCGGGCCTGCTGGACGCGGTCGCGGTGATGGACCGGCTGCGCTCGCCCGGCGGCTGCCCGTGGGACGCCGAGCAGGACCACGACACGCTGCGGCAGTACCTCGTCGAGGAGACCTTCGAACTGCTGGAGGCCATCGAGGACGGCGACCGCGCGGCCATGCGCGAGGAACTCGGCGACGTGCTCCTCCAGGTCCTGTTCCACGCCCGCGTGGCCGCCGAGCACGCCTCGGACGCGTTCACCGTGGACGACGTGGCCGCGGAACTCGTGGCGAAGCTGGTCGGCAGGCACCCGCACGTGTTCGCGGGCGGCGATTCGAAGGTGGAGGACTCCTCGACGCAGCAGTTGCGCTGGGAGGAGCTGAAGCAGGCGGAGAAGCAGCGCGAGTCCAGTGTGGACGGCGTCGCGCTCGGCCAGCCCGCGGTGGCGCTGGCGGCGAAGCTCGCGCAGCGCACCAAGCGCGCCGGGTTCCCCGTGGACCTGCTCCCCGGGTGGAATGCCGCCTCCGCTGAGGGGATCACGTCGGCGAGGGGGGATGACGCGGGCACGACGCTGTTCGCGGTGGCGGCGTTGGCGAAGCTCGCGGGCGAGGACCCGGAAACCGAGTTGCGCGCGGTTTCCCGCGGGTTCGCGGCGAACGTCCGGGCGGCCGAGACGGCCGCACGTCTCGAAGGAATCACCACTCTCACGTCCGACGACTGGCGGCGGTTCTGGCCCGCTAACGTCGAGGTGTGA
- a CDS encoding EF-hand domain-containing protein — protein sequence MTTALRVRKFDRFFDLLDTDGSGFVEAEDWARTAKALIEGFGHPADSPRASALRDTYARIHETVRSAMDTDGDGRVSREEFHVGIRAHVADPALFDRTFRPAVDAEFDTADLDGDGILDETEIRGVWRVWGMSEADATSAMKHMDQDGDGQVTRDEYYAAWREYLMSEDPDAPGSWILGEL from the coding sequence ATGACGACCGCTCTGCGCGTGCGCAAGTTCGACCGCTTCTTCGACCTGCTCGACACCGACGGCAGCGGTTTCGTGGAGGCGGAGGACTGGGCGCGGACGGCCAAGGCCCTCATCGAGGGCTTCGGCCACCCGGCGGACTCCCCGCGGGCGTCCGCGCTCCGGGACACCTACGCCAGGATCCACGAGACCGTGCGCTCCGCGATGGACACCGACGGCGACGGGCGCGTCAGCCGGGAGGAGTTCCACGTCGGGATCCGGGCGCACGTCGCCGACCCCGCCCTGTTCGACCGCACGTTCCGCCCCGCCGTCGACGCGGAGTTCGACACCGCCGACCTGGACGGCGACGGGATCCTCGACGAGACGGAGATCCGCGGGGTCTGGCGGGTCTGGGGCATGTCGGAGGCGGACGCCACGTCCGCGATGAAGCACATGGACCAGGACGGGGACGGCCAGGTCACCCGCGACGAGTACTACGCCGCGTGGCGGGAGTACCTCATGAGCGAGGACCCCGACGCCCCCGGCAGCTGGATCCTCGGCGAGCTCTGA
- the efeU gene encoding iron uptake transporter permease EfeU, whose amino-acid sequence MLVNNGLIGLREGLEAALVVSVLVAFLVKTDRRSSLPFVWLGVGVAVLLSVGFGALITFTTSTMTFQQQEAFGGGMSLLAVVFVTGMIFWMRKAARTIAAELRGKMQKALDIGPWAVAVVAFVSVGREGLETAVFFYSSVQSAGVGTAEPLIGFLVGISIAVALAWLLYAGAIRFDLGKFFTWTGALLVFVAAGVLAYGLHDLQEAAILPGLDTLAFDLSETVPEASWYGALLKGIFNYSQRTTVLQAVAWVAYVAIVLPLFLIRPRDRALTAR is encoded by the coding sequence GTGCTGGTCAACAACGGGTTGATCGGGTTGCGCGAAGGCCTGGAAGCGGCGCTGGTCGTCAGCGTCCTGGTCGCGTTCCTCGTGAAGACGGACCGGCGCTCCTCGCTCCCGTTCGTCTGGCTCGGGGTCGGCGTGGCCGTGCTGCTGTCGGTGGGGTTCGGCGCGCTGATCACGTTCACCACCTCCACGATGACCTTCCAGCAGCAGGAGGCGTTCGGCGGCGGGATGTCGCTCCTCGCGGTCGTGTTCGTCACCGGCATGATCTTCTGGATGCGCAAGGCGGCGCGGACCATCGCCGCCGAGCTGCGCGGGAAGATGCAGAAGGCGCTCGACATCGGACCGTGGGCCGTCGCCGTGGTCGCGTTCGTCTCGGTCGGCCGCGAAGGCCTGGAAACCGCCGTCTTCTTCTACTCCAGCGTGCAGAGCGCGGGAGTGGGGACGGCCGAGCCGCTGATCGGGTTCCTGGTCGGGATCTCGATCGCCGTCGCGCTGGCGTGGCTGCTCTACGCGGGCGCGATCCGGTTCGACCTCGGCAAGTTCTTCACCTGGACCGGGGCGCTGCTGGTGTTCGTCGCCGCGGGCGTCCTGGCCTACGGGCTGCACGACCTCCAGGAGGCCGCGATCCTGCCCGGCCTCGACACCCTGGCGTTCGACCTGAGCGAGACCGTTCCCGAGGCGTCCTGGTACGGGGCACTGCTCAAGGGGATCTTCAACTACTCCCAGCGGACGACCGTCCTCCAGGCCGTCGCCTGGGTCGCCTACGTCGCGATCGTCCTGCCCCTGTTCCTGATCCGCCCGCGCGACCGTGCGCTCACCGCACGCTGA
- a CDS encoding lytic murein transglycosylase, translated as MVVTPPSKLDTEPRPRGRVGDLLGRLALALLLIVFVAAGAWGLAALDRKPVVQPQAEFPVPFQSIEPGSDVPDAAGQVPQAGPAGPDASGPDPMDEWTRKVSEKTDIPRRALRAYALADLVMRAQAPSCRISWSTLAGVGRIESHHGFINGAKLGEDGMPSIPIVGIPLDGRPGVKAIGDTDGGRLDGDPTWDRAVGPMQFIPTTWVKYALRANGDGRAPDPQNIDDAALATARYLCSGSRDMGSSEGWWAAVYEYNNSVEYGQNVFSGADAYARASVTI; from the coding sequence GTGGTTGTGACTCCGCCGTCCAAGCTCGACACCGAGCCGCGCCCGCGCGGCCGTGTCGGCGACCTCCTCGGACGGCTGGCGCTCGCCCTGCTCCTGATCGTTTTCGTCGCCGCGGGCGCCTGGGGCCTGGCCGCCCTCGACCGCAAACCCGTCGTCCAACCCCAAGCCGAGTTCCCCGTCCCGTTCCAGTCGATCGAGCCCGGCAGCGACGTGCCGGACGCCGCGGGCCAGGTGCCCCAGGCAGGCCCCGCCGGCCCGGACGCCTCGGGACCCGACCCGATGGACGAGTGGACCCGGAAGGTCTCCGAGAAGACCGACATCCCCCGCCGCGCGTTGCGCGCGTACGCGTTGGCCGACCTGGTCATGCGCGCGCAGGCGCCCTCGTGCCGGATCTCCTGGTCGACCCTCGCGGGCGTCGGGCGGATCGAGTCGCACCACGGCTTCATCAACGGCGCCAAACTCGGCGAGGACGGCATGCCGTCCATCCCGATCGTCGGCATCCCCCTGGACGGCCGACCGGGTGTCAAGGCCATCGGCGACACCGACGGCGGCAGGCTCGACGGCGACCCCACGTGGGACCGGGCCGTCGGGCCGATGCAGTTCATCCCCACCACGTGGGTGAAGTACGCGTTGCGCGCCAACGGCGACGGCCGGGCACCGGACCCGCAGAACATCGACGACGCGGCCCTGGCGACGGCCCGGTACCTGTGTTCGGGGTCGAGGGACATGGGCAGCAGCGAGGGGTGGTGGGCGGCGGTGTACGAGTACAACAACTCGGTGGAGTACGGGCAGAACGTGTTCAGCGGGGCCGACGCCTACGCGCGGGCGAGCGTGACGATCTAG
- a CDS encoding PDZ domain-containing protein has translation MIEPAYLRFPHPHGDLVTFVAEDDVWLAPLDGGRAWRVSADQVPVSGPRFSPDGTALAWASTRDGAPEAHAAPVDGGPSERLTHWGHSTTRVRDWTPDGAVVAVTAAREATSDRTWAHAVPLDGGPARRLPFGWVGDVAFGPDGVVAVTSSYGRDPAWWKRYRGGAAAKLWLDLDGDGEFHRILPELTSSLTSPMWVGGRLAFLSDHDGVGSLYSVLPDGTDLRRHTEQEFYARAASTDGTRVVYQNAGELWLLDSLEADPRRLEIRLGGPRNARRPNHVLASRNVEDVCPDETGRASAVEVRGTVHWVTHKDGPVRALAEEPGVRARLPRVVGESGQVVWVTDAEGEDGLEFAPVGGVEPGNAPRRVAVGQLGRVHELLVSPDGRRVAVASHDGRLLLVDAESGEVREVVHGANPLVSDLAFSPDSNWIAWSHPGPRPLQNIRMANTTDLSTVDVTPLRFTDFSPAFTEDGRYLAFLSVRSFDPVYDAYVFDMSFPTGCRPYLLPLAATTPSPFDPYRLGRPVGDDDAADKAKDAEDENPITVVDLEGLADRVVSIPVAAARYAGLTAAKGNLLWLRSPLVGVLGDNMASPDARPPRSVLERFDLAKLKAEVLVEGVDAYAVTGDGQRMVVTDGPSLRLVPTDRKVDPDDESTDAVDIDLSRVRVVVDRAAEWRQSYDEAGRLMRDNFWRTDMGGVDWQGVLDRYRPLVDRLGSHSDLVDLLWEVQGEMGTSHAYVFPSGGGGGGRSQGLLGADLERDDSGAWRVVRIIPGETSDPAARSPLAAPGVAIRPGDALVGVDGRQVDPLRGPAPLLVGTAGKPVELTVRPGGGGEPRRVVVVPLDDDSALRYHAWVADRRAHVHELSGGRVGYLHVPDMMAGGWAQLHRDLRVELHREGVVLDVRENGGGHTSELVVEKLGRKVIGWFVARGYTTADSYPSEAPRGPVVAVTDEFAGSDGDIVNVAIKELGIGPVVGTRTWGGVIGIDMQYSLIDGTMVTQPRYASWFAGPGWGVENHGVDPDVEVVMTPQDRVAGRDPQLDTAVRLALEALVEHPAATPPELPPLA, from the coding sequence GTGATCGAACCCGCGTACCTCCGCTTCCCGCACCCGCACGGCGACCTCGTGACGTTCGTGGCCGAGGACGACGTGTGGCTGGCCCCGCTGGACGGCGGCCGCGCGTGGCGGGTGTCCGCCGACCAGGTCCCGGTCAGCGGCCCGCGCTTCTCCCCGGACGGCACCGCGCTGGCCTGGGCGAGCACCCGCGACGGGGCGCCGGAGGCGCACGCGGCCCCGGTCGACGGCGGCCCGTCGGAACGGCTGACCCACTGGGGCCACAGCACGACCCGCGTCCGCGACTGGACACCGGACGGCGCCGTGGTGGCCGTGACGGCCGCCCGCGAGGCCACGTCCGACCGCACCTGGGCGCACGCCGTGCCGCTGGACGGCGGACCCGCCCGGCGCCTGCCGTTCGGCTGGGTCGGCGACGTCGCGTTCGGCCCGGACGGCGTCGTGGCGGTCACCAGCTCCTACGGCCGCGACCCCGCCTGGTGGAAGCGCTACCGGGGCGGCGCGGCGGCGAAGCTGTGGCTGGACCTCGACGGCGACGGCGAGTTCCACCGGATCCTGCCCGAGCTGACGTCCTCGCTCACCTCGCCGATGTGGGTCGGCGGCAGGCTCGCGTTCCTGTCCGACCACGACGGCGTCGGCAGCCTCTACTCCGTCCTCCCGGACGGCACGGACCTGCGCCGCCACACCGAGCAGGAGTTCTACGCGCGCGCCGCGAGCACCGACGGCACCCGCGTCGTCTACCAGAACGCGGGCGAGCTGTGGCTGCTCGACAGCCTGGAGGCCGACCCGCGGCGGCTGGAGATCCGCCTCGGCGGCCCGCGCAACGCCCGCCGCCCCAATCACGTCCTCGCCTCCCGCAACGTCGAGGACGTGTGCCCGGACGAGACCGGCCGCGCCAGCGCCGTCGAGGTCCGCGGCACGGTCCACTGGGTCACGCACAAGGACGGCCCCGTCCGCGCGCTCGCCGAGGAGCCCGGTGTGCGCGCCCGGCTGCCGCGGGTCGTCGGGGAGAGCGGCCAGGTCGTGTGGGTGACCGACGCCGAGGGCGAGGACGGCCTGGAGTTCGCGCCGGTCGGCGGCGTGGAACCGGGCAACGCGCCCCGCCGCGTCGCCGTCGGGCAGCTCGGCCGGGTGCACGAGCTGCTGGTGTCGCCGGACGGCCGCCGGGTCGCGGTCGCCTCGCACGACGGCAGGCTGCTGCTGGTCGACGCCGAGTCCGGCGAGGTCCGCGAGGTGGTGCACGGGGCGAACCCGCTGGTCAGCGACCTGGCATTCTCGCCGGACTCGAACTGGATCGCCTGGTCGCACCCCGGCCCCCGGCCGTTGCAGAACATCAGGATGGCCAACACCACGGACCTGTCCACCGTGGACGTGACGCCGCTGCGGTTCACCGACTTCTCGCCCGCGTTCACCGAGGACGGCCGCTACCTGGCGTTCCTGTCGGTGCGCAGCTTCGACCCGGTGTACGACGCGTACGTGTTCGACATGTCCTTCCCGACCGGCTGCCGCCCGTACCTGCTGCCGCTGGCCGCGACCACGCCGTCGCCGTTCGACCCCTACCGGCTCGGCCGCCCGGTCGGCGACGACGACGCCGCGGACAAGGCGAAGGACGCCGAGGACGAGAACCCGATCACCGTCGTGGACCTGGAGGGCCTGGCGGACCGGGTCGTCTCGATCCCGGTCGCGGCCGCCCGGTACGCGGGCCTCACCGCGGCCAAGGGGAACCTGCTGTGGCTGCGCAGCCCGCTCGTCGGCGTGCTCGGCGACAACATGGCCAGCCCCGACGCCCGCCCGCCGCGCTCGGTGCTGGAGCGGTTCGACCTGGCCAAGCTCAAGGCCGAGGTGCTCGTCGAAGGCGTGGACGCCTACGCCGTGACCGGCGACGGGCAGCGGATGGTCGTCACCGACGGCCCGTCGCTGCGGCTCGTGCCGACCGACCGCAAGGTCGACCCGGACGACGAGTCGACCGACGCCGTCGACATCGACCTGTCCCGCGTCCGGGTCGTCGTGGACCGCGCCGCCGAGTGGCGGCAGTCCTACGACGAGGCCGGTCGGCTGATGCGCGACAACTTCTGGCGCACCGACATGGGCGGCGTCGACTGGCAGGGCGTGCTGGACCGCTACCGCCCGCTGGTCGACCGGCTCGGCAGCCACTCGGACCTCGTGGACCTGCTGTGGGAGGTCCAGGGCGAGATGGGCACCTCGCACGCCTACGTCTTCCCGTCCGGCGGTGGCGGCGGCGGCCGTTCGCAGGGCCTGCTCGGCGCCGACCTGGAACGCGACGACAGCGGCGCGTGGCGGGTCGTCCGGATCATCCCCGGCGAGACCTCCGACCCGGCCGCCCGTTCCCCGCTGGCCGCCCCCGGCGTGGCGATCCGCCCCGGCGACGCCCTGGTCGGCGTCGACGGCCGCCAGGTCGACCCGCTGCGCGGCCCCGCGCCGCTGCTGGTCGGCACGGCGGGCAAGCCGGTCGAGCTGACCGTCCGCCCCGGCGGCGGCGGTGAGCCGCGGCGGGTCGTGGTCGTGCCGCTGGACGACGACTCCGCGCTGCGCTACCACGCCTGGGTCGCCGACCGCCGCGCCCACGTGCACGAGCTGTCCGGCGGCCGCGTCGGCTACCTGCACGTCCCCGACATGATGGCCGGCGGCTGGGCCCAGCTGCACCGGGACCTGCGGGTCGAGCTGCACCGGGAGGGCGTGGTCCTGGACGTCCGCGAGAACGGCGGCGGCCACACCTCCGAACTGGTGGTCGAGAAGCTCGGCCGCAAGGTCATCGGCTGGTTCGTCGCCCGCGGCTACACCACCGCCGACAGCTACCCGTCCGAGGCCCCGCGCGGCCCGGTGGTGGCCGTCACCGACGAGTTCGCGGGCTCCGACGGCGACATCGTCAACGTGGCCATCAAGGAGCTGGGCATCGGCCCGGTCGTGGGCACGCGCACCTGGGGCGGCGTGATCGGCATCGACATGCAGTACTCGCTGATCGACGGCACCATGGTCACCCAGCCGCGCTACGCCTCCTGGTTCGCGGGTCCCGGCTGGGGCGTCGAGAACCACGGCGTCGACCCGGACGTCGAGGTCGTGATGACGCCGCAGGACCGGGTGGCGGGTCGCGATCCGCAGCTCGACACGGCCGTGCGGCTGGCGTTGGAGGCGCTGGTCGAGCACCCGGCGGCGACCCCGCCGGAACTGCCGCCGCTGGCCTGA
- the efeO gene encoding iron uptake system protein EfeO, with protein sequence MFTTPLRATPLRTALVAAASLSVLAACGGGSTPAAGADGPIAVEAGDTACKVARTSSNTGNVTFEVSNKGSKVTEFYLYAEGDRILGEVENIGPGLTRRLIVELTDAGKLQTACKPGMVGDGIRADFTVTGEGRKSVDTDTKLADATKEYQRYVNSQADSLLAKTTEFVDAVKANKVEDAKALFPVARLYWERIEPVAESFGDLDPKIDGREEVIEEGQEFTGFHRLEKDLWTTGLVTDSPAIADGLLTNVKDVVDKAKSVELTPLELANGAKDLLDEVATGKITGEEDRYSHTDLWDFRANVDGSQAAVAALRPVIQEKDAALLTTLDEKFKALDDLLEKQRKDDGFKLYTDLTETEIKDLAAAVDALGEPISKVAEAVAK encoded by the coding sequence GTGTTCACAACCCCCTTGCGCGCGACCCCCTTGCGCACGGCTCTGGTGGCCGCCGCCTCGCTGTCGGTGCTCGCGGCCTGCGGCGGCGGGTCCACGCCCGCGGCGGGCGCCGACGGCCCGATCGCCGTCGAAGCCGGTGACACCGCCTGCAAGGTGGCGCGCACCAGCTCGAACACCGGCAACGTGACCTTCGAGGTCAGCAACAAGGGCAGCAAGGTCACCGAGTTCTACCTCTACGCCGAGGGCGACCGGATCCTGGGCGAGGTCGAGAACATCGGTCCCGGCCTGACCCGGCGGCTGATCGTGGAGCTGACCGACGCGGGCAAGCTCCAGACCGCGTGCAAGCCCGGCATGGTCGGCGACGGCATCCGCGCCGACTTCACCGTGACCGGCGAGGGCCGCAAGTCCGTCGACACCGACACGAAGCTGGCCGACGCGACCAAGGAGTACCAGCGGTACGTCAACTCCCAGGCCGACAGCCTGCTCGCGAAGACGACCGAGTTCGTCGACGCGGTCAAGGCGAACAAGGTCGAGGACGCGAAGGCGCTGTTCCCGGTCGCCCGGCTGTACTGGGAGCGCATCGAGCCCGTCGCGGAGAGCTTCGGCGACCTCGACCCGAAGATCGACGGCCGCGAGGAGGTCATCGAGGAGGGGCAGGAGTTCACCGGGTTCCACCGGCTGGAGAAGGACCTCTGGACCACCGGCCTGGTCACCGACTCGCCCGCGATCGCCGACGGGCTGCTGACCAACGTGAAGGACGTCGTCGACAAGGCGAAGTCGGTCGAACTCACCCCGCTGGAACTGGCCAACGGCGCCAAGGACCTGCTCGACGAGGTCGCCACCGGCAAGATCACCGGCGAGGAGGACCGCTACTCGCACACCGACCTGTGGGACTTCCGCGCCAACGTCGACGGCTCGCAGGCCGCCGTGGCCGCGCTGCGCCCGGTGATCCAGGAGAAGGACGCCGCGCTGCTGACCACGCTGGACGAGAAGTTCAAGGCGCTGGACGACCTGCTGGAGAAGCAGCGCAAGGACGACGGCTTCAAGCTCTACACCGACCTGACCGAGACGGAGATCAAGGACCTGGCCGCCGCTGTCGACGCCCTCGGCGAGCCGATCAGCAAGGTCGCCGAGGCCGTCGCCAAGTGA